The following coding sequences lie in one Arachis ipaensis cultivar K30076 chromosome B03, Araip1.1, whole genome shotgun sequence genomic window:
- the LOC107633650 gene encoding uncharacterized protein LOC107633650 translates to MLNFDDQAARERRLMQLNELKEFRNQAYDNAKIYKENTKRWHDQKIARREFKEGQKVLLYNSRLKFFPGKLKSRWSGPFTILKVSPYGHVELRKDTTQRIFTVNGHRLKHYLGD, encoded by the coding sequence ATGCTGAATTTTGATGATCAAGCTGCTAGAGAAAGGAggctaatgcaactcaatgagctgaaGGAATTCAGAAATCAAGCCTATGACAATGCAAAGATttacaaggaaaacacaaagaggtggcatgatcaaaagatagcaagGAGAGAGTTCAAAGAAGGACAGAAAGTGTTGCTGTAcaattcaagactcaagttcttcccaggAAAGCTCAAGTCTCGATGGTCTGGACCCTTCACCATCCTCAAAGTATCAccttatggtcatgtagagctcaGGAAGGATACAACACAAAGAATATTCACTGTGAATGGCCATAGGCTCAAGCATTACTTGGGGGACTAA
- the LOC110269521 gene encoding extensin-like, which produces MRKKTIAKRPPREKVYKLPTKPSTRSQDRTFTPSSSPPTSPPRTDPMARTKNPSRVPSSAKPTPPPKEPPSRPGSSKPSSSKGKRPAAPEPASEPH; this is translated from the coding sequence atgaggaagaaaaccattgcTAAAAGGCCTCCTCGTGAAAAAGTTTACAAGCTTCCCACAAAACCTTCAACTCGCTCCCAAGACCGAACCTtcactccttcttcttctcctcctacCTCACCTCCTCGGACTGATCCTATGGCACGCACTAAAAACCCATCTAGGGTTCCATCTTCAGCCAAGCCAACTCCTCCTCCAAAGGAACCTCCTTCAAGGCCTGGATCATCAAAGCCGAGTTCTTCGAAAGGGAAAAGACCAGCAGCGCCTGAACCTGCCTCTGAGCCCCATTAA